The DNA region CCTGCCGAGCGGGCGAAGATGCGCCCCATGCTCACATCGATCCAGTGGCTCTCGAAGCCCGGGAAGAGATCGGCGAGGTCGGCCATGCTGCAATGCCTCTCAGGCGAACGATCCGTCGTGGCGGCGGCGCCTTGCTATATCGGCCACCGCTCGCCGCGTCATCTGCAGGTTTATCTGGCGGGACTTACAGTCGCTGCGAGTGGCGCCGGCGGTGCGCGCTCGGAGAGCCAGATGCCGCCGAGCACCAGCACAAAGGCGACCGCGTGATAGGGGTGGAAATGCTCGCCGAGGATCGCCACCGCGAGCAGCGCGCCGAACACCGGCACCAGATTGTAGAAGATGCCGGTCCGGCTCGGCCCCATGAGCTCGATGCCGCGGATGAAGAAGATCTGCCCGAGCAGCGACGGCCCGATGGCGATGAAGCTGAGCACCAGCAAGCCCTTCAGGGTCGGTAGATAAGTCTGGCCCAGCGCCATCTCGACCGCGAGGAACGGGATCGAGGTGATGAAGGCCGAGGCCGCGAGCGCCGCGAAGATGACGATCGCCGAGGCCTTGGGACGATCGCGCAGCGCGATCGTGTATCCGGCGAAGATGACGGTGCCGATCAGCAGCAGCAGGTCGCCGCGATTGAAGGTCAAGGTGAGGAGCGTCGCGAGCTCGCCATGGCAGGCGATGATGGCGACGCCGCCGAAGGTCACCAGGATCCCGAGCGTCTGCAGCAGCGAGACCGGCGCCTTGAAGACCAGCGCCATGCCGACCAGCACCAGGGCCGGGAAGGTGCCTTGCAGCACCGCCATGTTCACGGCGGTGGTGTACTGGGCCGCCACGTAGAAGAGCGAGTTGAAGAGCGTGAAGCCGGTGGCGCCGAGGATGGCGAGCTTGCGCCAATGGGGCGCGATGAGCGGCCATTCGCTCGCGAGCCGTCCGCGGATCGTCAGGCTGAAGATGGCGCAGACGATGAACCAGCGCAGGCAGGTGATGGCCATCGGCGAGATCTGGCCGACGGCCAGGCGGCCCGCCACCACATTGCCGCCCCACATCAAGGTCGAGAGGCCGATCAGGAGATAGGGCTGATTGTTGAAGCGCGTCATCGCGCGGGAGAAGCCGTTGGCCATTTGCGCAACGGGTTGATCATGCGCGGAGGCACGCTTCAAGGGCGCTGGAGCAGGCCAGCCATGTCGGTTCGCCTCGTGAGCACTGCCTCGTATGCGCCGA from Rhizobiales bacterium GAS188 includes:
- a CDS encoding Permease of the drug/metabolite transporter (DMT) superfamily, yielding MANGFSRAMTRFNNQPYLLIGLSTLMWGGNVVAGRLAVGQISPMAITCLRWFIVCAIFSLTIRGRLASEWPLIAPHWRKLAILGATGFTLFNSLFYVAAQYTTAVNMAVLQGTFPALVLVGMALVFKAPVSLLQTLGILVTFGGVAIIACHGELATLLTLTFNRGDLLLLIGTVIFAGYTIALRDRPKASAIVIFAALAASAFITSIPFLAVEMALGQTYLPTLKGLLVLSFIAIGPSLLGQIFFIRGIELMGPSRTGIFYNLVPVFGALLAVAILGEHFHPYHAVAFVLVLGGIWLSERAPPAPLAATVSPAR